From the Deltaproteobacteria bacterium genome, the window GCTTAAATACAAAGGATACACGGGAAACGTCCAATTTGATGCTGAAGGCCGCATTTTTCATGGCCGCGTTCTCGGATTAACAGACGTCATCGGCTTTGAAGGGGCCTCGGTTTCAGAACTGGAAAAGGATTTTCATGAAGCAATTGACGATTATCTGGAAACCTGCCGTGAGATTGGCAAGGAACCGGAAAAGCCATTCTCCGGCCGGTTTGTTCTGCGAATCCCTTCGGAACTTCATTGTGCCATCTCTCTTGAGGCGAAAAGACAAAACAAAAGCATCAACCAGTGGATCGCCGAGACCTGCCGACAGGAAGTTTCAGATGCCATGCGTCAATGACATCAAACTGGACGAAAGGCATGATTGGACACACTGTCCCCGGGTAGAGCGAAACCCGACAACCGTTAACCGGGCAGAGGGTGAGAAGATGAGAAGGTGAGAAGGTCAGGTGCCCCTTCCAAAATTCCCCTATGAACCATCAGCCATCAGCTAGGCTCCGCTTTCCCTTGACTAATTCAGCAGTTGGGGCTACATAACATTCGGCAGTCAACACCGACCCGGCTTTCTTCTTCCGTCCCTGATGCGGCATGAGGATTGGAAATGACCTGAAATATCACAAAAACCCCGTTATTCCAGTCAAATGGAAGCGGGGTTTTGTATTTTTGGCCATTGGAGGATGGGAAGCGCCCCGACTGTATTCTGCGACAAGATTAATCAAAAAAGGTCGTGAATATGGGCTGACAGCCACTTCAAATAGACGTAAGGAGCAAGTATGACAGACATTGTTCCCATTGAATCAATTATCAGCAAAATAATTTGGTTGCGAGGGGAAAAGGTTCTTCTGGATAGAGATGTGGCGGCGCTGTATGGGGTGGAAACAAGGGTATTGAAGCAGGCGGTAAAAAGAAATCTCAGGCGGTTCCCTCCGGATTTCATGTTAGAACTCACGAAAGATGAATTTGAGAATTGGAGATCACAATTTGTGACCTCCAGTGGTGACAAGATGGGTTTAAGATATGCGCCCATGGCCTTCACGGAGCACGGTGTGGCGATGCTGTCGAGTGTTCTGAAAAGCGAACGTGCGATCGAGGTGAATATCGCCATTATTCGTGCCTTTGTCAGGCTCCGTCAAATGCTCGTTTCCCATGAGCGGCTTGCCCGTAAGCTGGAAGAAATGGAAATGAATTATGATGAGCGGTTCAGGATTGTCTTTGAGGCCATTCAGCAGCTTGCAGCGCCGCCCGATCCCTCGAGAAAACGGATAGGTTTTGAAGTCGATGAGCCGAAACCGAGATATGGCAAAAAAGATAAAAAGTGAACAGTTATATCTCTGCGGAAGCCCTTTCTTCCGCAACCCGGTGGCCGACCGCGTGCGCTTCGGCCTGGTTCGCCACTTCTCGCACAAGGCCCAGGTGGCGGACAGGTCCAGTTTCGTGAATTTGGTGAGTTTGGTGGATAGAGGACGGAAGGTGAGGCGGCAAGGGGGTGCGTATCCAGATCCAGCATCTAGCATTCAGCGACCAGCATCCAGTTTCCCTTGACTAATTCAGCAGTTGGGAATACATAACACACGGCAGTCAACATCCACCCGGCGTCCTTTTTTCAGCCCGGGCAGGGGCAGGAGGATTTGAAATGGCCTGAAATATAACAAGAGCCCCGTCATTCCAGTCAGATGGAAGCGGGGTTTTGCTTTTTGAGATTCCGATGAAAGCACGACTGCGGCATGTGGCTCCAGGTCTGGTACAAGTCAACAAAGTCACTAACGTGTCGTAAATCTTGCATTGTTGCACAGGAAAGGCTAACAATGCCCCAAGTTTTCGACAATATCGAGCAAGCCCTCCTTCCGGCGCTTCAAGGCGCCTTGCGCCTCTCTGACAGGGCTGATTTCTGCGTCGGCTATTTCAATCTCCGTGGCTGGAAGGAACTGGATAGACATATCGCGCAGTGGTCGGAGACGGATGGCGCATGCAGGCTACTGGTGGGGATGCAGAAGCCGCCACAGGATCAACTCCGTGAAGTCCTGAGCCGCATGTCCCGGGACCAGGGTATGGACAATCAATCCGCCATCCGGCTCAAGAAGCAGCTCGCCGAGGAATTTCGCCGTCAGTTGACCTTTGGCGCCCCCAACAATGAAGACGAAGCCGGGTTGCGCCGTTTGGCCAAAAGGCTCAAAGAAAAGAGGGTTATCGCCAAGCTCTTCTTGCGACATCCCCTTCACGCCAAGCTGTACCTCCTGTTTCGGTCCGACCCCCCAAGCTGTACCTCCTGTTTCGGTCCGACCCCATCAATCCCATTGTCGGCTATCTCGGGAGCAGCAACCTCACCATGGCGGGCCTGGCAGGCCAGGGTGAGTTGAATGTGGACGTTCTGGATCACGATGCCACCCAAAAACTTGCCCGGTGGTTTGACCATCGATGGAACGACCGTTTCTGCATTGATATTTCAAAGGAACTCGTCCAGATCATCGAAGAGAGCTGGGCCCGGGAAGAGCTGGTCCCCCCGTACCATATTTACATCAAAATGGCCTATCACCTGGCTGAAGAGGCGCGTGCCGGCCTGTCCGAGTTTTGCATCCCCCGCGAGTTCCAGGAACACCTCCTGGAGTTTCAGGAGGCGGCCGTCAGGATTGCCGCGCATCACGTCAACAAGAGACATGGCGTTCTTATCGGCGACGTGGTGGGCCTGGGGAAGACATTGATGGCAACCGCCCTGGCCCGCATCTTCGAAGATGATTACGGCATGCGCCCCTTGATTATCTGCCCCAAAAACCTCGTGCCCATGTGGGAGGATTATCGCCAGCAATACGGTCTCAGGGGAAAGGTCCTCTCCATCAGCCGGGCGATCAGGGATCTCCCCGATGAGCGACGCTACCAGCT encodes:
- a CDS encoding type II toxin-antitoxin system HicB family antitoxin, which translates into the protein MTKNTLKYKGYTGNVQFDAEGRIFHGRVLGLTDVIGFEGASVSELEKDFHEAIDDYLETCREIGKEPEKPFSGRFVLRIPSELHCAISLEAKRQNKSINQWIAETCRQEVSDAMRQ
- a CDS encoding ORF6N domain-containing protein, whose amino-acid sequence is MTDIVPIESIISKIIWLRGEKVLLDRDVAALYGVETRVLKQAVKRNLRRFPPDFMLELTKDEFENWRSQFVTSSGDKMGLRYAPMAFTEHGVAMLSSVLKSERAIEVNIAIIRAFVRLRQMLVSHERLARKLEEMEMNYDERFRIVFEAIQQLAAPPDPSRKRIGFEVDEPKPRYGKKDKK